The Gloeomargarita lithophora Alchichica-D10 genomic sequence TCCCCATAGGCTTCAAATTTCAAGCGGTATAATTGAATTTCCTCCACCCCCAAACCCACCGCCTGTTCAATAACTTGAATCCAATCTTCTAGGGTTTGTCCCAGATAGCCAAAAATAAATTCGATATTCACCTGAAATCCAAATTTTAGAGCGTCTGCAATTGCCTCTAATGCCTGCTCTGGCCCATGATGGCGGTTCATCAATTTTAGCGTAGATGGGTTCAAGGACTGTACCCCAATGGTGAGGCGATCTACCCCATAATCCCGCATGATTTTTAAGCGTTCATTCCCCTCTTTGCCAATTAATGTCACCGGGTCAACATCGTAGTTATATTGGGTACATTCACTGCGGTCAATCCGGGTATCTAAAATTTGTAAAAACCGCTCCAATTGGTCTAAGGCCAGATAGGTAGGTGTGCCACCCCCCACTAAAATTGAACGGGCTTTTAAGTGCGTATATCCCAGCAATTCCATGTAAATATCCATCTCCTGCTCATAGGCAGAAAGATATTGGTCTTTTTCGGTGCTGCGCTCGCCCAGTTGCACGGGGTAATGGCAAAATAAACACCGTTGCCGACAGAATGGCACATGGGCATAAATGTCAAATTTATTGTCCGCCGGGGGGGTATAGGTCGCCAGTAATTCCCCTGGGGTCAGGGTAGGATACATGGTAATCGGCGGGTAATGCACGGAAGGGAAAAAATCCCCCGACCGCATGATAAACCCCAGGGATTGTAAGTGTTCATATTGAGCCAGTCGTTCGGAGATATATTCCATATACCGGGATGTCTTGAAGACCAACATAGACCGCTCCCTTTATGTTTTCATAGGTGAAAAATGTTAAATTTACATATACCACGGGGGCTAATCTATTTGGTGATTTCCCAGAAAAATTTCAACTTTTCCTAAAAACATTTCTAAAAATAGATCACAGGGGCACCGCTTCCCCTTGACCAAGTTATCCCAACGCCTGCACCACCTGCGCCGGGGTAATCTCGGCCAAAGTGGGGGCGCACAGGGGAATACACAGTTCTGAGGTCGGTAAAACCCGTTGGGGCGTGGCCGCCGATAACAAAGCCACCACCGGAGCCTGCACCGCTACCGCCAATTGCAAAAGTGTCGGTTGGGCTTCACTAACCACCACCAAAGTTGCCCCCGCCAAAAGTGCCGCCTGCTGCCCCTCATCCGCCGGGGTAAGCGTGGCAATTGCCGCCCTGTCCCCCAAGGCCACCAGGGGCAAATCCGGTTGTTGCTGTTGTAATTGCGCCACCACCTGCGCCCAGTGGGGATACTGGTCATCCCATACCACCAGGGCATACCCGGATTGGAGTCCCAACTGCTGTTGCTGGGTTTCCGCCCAGGCCACCGCCGCCGCCGGGATTTGCACCGCCATTGCCCC encodes the following:
- a CDS encoding glycosyltransferase family 9 protein yields the protein MLRFLVLSPGTSGEQLWLFPTLYSLSQVPAQVDVVVAPAVMSLYKLCPWVTRVLRYEYDSRNSLTEWVNLLGAVRDGYYDGVVVTRPSGNLSFLLWLSGVRERVGFAGAGQRWLTQVVTPKPQQYPPEFYHDLVAGLGLRVPCGAMAVQIPAAAVAWAETQQQQLGLQSGYALVVWDDQYPHWAQVVAQLQQQQPDLPLVALGDRAAIATLTPADEGQQAALLAGATLVVVSEAQPTLLQLAVAVQAPVVALLSAATPQRVLPTSELCIPLCAPTLAEITPAQVVQALG
- a CDS encoding coproporphyrinogen-III oxidase family protein, which encodes MLVFKTSRYMEYISERLAQYEHLQSLGFIMRSGDFFPSVHYPPITMYPTLTPGELLATYTPPADNKFDIYAHVPFCRQRCLFCHYPVQLGERSTEKDQYLSAYEQEMDIYMELLGYTHLKARSILVGGGTPTYLALDQLERFLQILDTRIDRSECTQYNYDVDPVTLIGKEGNERLKIMRDYGVDRLTIGVQSLNPSTLKLMNRHHGPEQALEAIADALKFGFQVNIEFIFGYLGQTLEDWIQVIEQAVGLGVEEIQLYRLKFEAYGDFQGPIKHQRERHPEVVPTVTETLAMKQAAINILNAHGYTENLRRVFSKKSEHYSHYADNQCCGLLDQLGFGLTAFSSLRDRFGLNTQNFDEYYQLIANRQLPLNRGLVRSLDEQIRWAIILPLKNRRVWKSYFQQVTGYSLNDIFQPKINALKTHGLLTEDADKIELTPLGAFFADEVAQQFHHPDHIPFPTLDYADGALNPYHHSEVFGGSHVE